In Oryza brachyantha chromosome 1, ObraRS2, whole genome shotgun sequence, the following are encoded in one genomic region:
- the LOC121055451 gene encoding dof zinc finger protein DOF3.1-like: MSLQMLHLPPPIVLCSGVVNLSNLGPPEGLPCPRCESTNTKFCYYNNYNLAQPRHFCKGCRRYWTRGGALRNVPVGGGTRKATPACASRRKRAGAGAGATHAPPTPTPTPTPPPPPPVQQAPAPAPAGHVSVSAALPLPLLPPAPYELPFLATPLPLTSMDPDRRLLDLGGSFTSLLAPTPAPLPGGHFTTTGFLLGMAPPAPSPAPPAHPPPTHPHPPVSQAVPEGIWAMGWPHLSI, translated from the exons ATGTCCCTTCAAATGCTGCATCTCCCGCCTCCTATTGTCTTGTGTAGTGGAGTTGTAAACCTCAGCAACCTTGGACCG CCGGAGGGGCTGCCGTGCCCGCGGTGCGAGTCGACGAACACCAAGTTCTGCTACTACAACAACTACAACCTGGCGCAGCCGCGGCACTTCTGCAAGGGCTGCCGCCGCTACTGgacccgcggcggcgcgctccgCAACGtccccgtcggcggcggcacgcggaAGGCCACCCCGGCCTGCGCCAGCCGCCGCAAGcgcgcgggcgccggcgccggcgccacgcACGCtcctcctactcctactcctactcctactcctcctcctcctcctccggtgcAGCAggcgccggctccggcgccggcggggcacGTCTCGGTgtccgccgcgctgccgctgccgctcctgccgccggcgccgtacGAGCTGCCGTTCCTGGCGACCCCGCTGCCCCTGACGTCCATGGACCCCGACCGCCGGCTGCTCGACCTCGGCGGCAGCTTCACCTCGCTGCTCGCGCCCACGCCGGCGCCCCTCCCCGGCGGCCACTTCACCACCACCGGCTTCCTCTTAGGcatggcgccgccggctcctTCTCCTGCGCCGCCCGCAcacccgccgccgacgcacccACACCCGCCGGTGTCGCAGGCGGTGCCGGAGGGCATCTGGGCCATGGGGTGGCCGCACCTCTCCATCTAg
- the LOC102721604 gene encoding uncharacterized protein LOC102721604 — MEPQPGSPPAPSSTETAEVSTPSVEMLPSDAVEEEAAGDRPDRRSSSSSSSSSSSSSEASKAENLFHPDAVETSSIPLVVVVTSPGDEAVASGDGAVVRRPDEEAAASGDGAVVRLPDDEAAVASGDGAVVRRPDDEAVVPGDGPVVRPDDWASWPQQPPAQAADSPVVEDGGVPGLTTQAPEVQTMAQPAAEPAPAAGFDPGRIPASIFQAKPPSSSQAEWSVASNESLFSIHGARPSTDLCGFYAGESRSHFDYFYDEAMAAAGGADQPDWRLATVAEGSPGSGRSDSSGGGSSDRAKQKAAIAFRRHESGSAGSSSNFSFAFPILPETTTSPRKREYGGGGSGMYQPLQKELEQQSPPPVPSFEEMTTEEERQRRTSRWCCCCGEYCGCCWFACSCSWSSCCCCRRWRQWWCCDCRCSCPTVCRCNWCLCA, encoded by the exons ATGGAGCCCCAgcccggctcgccgccggcgccgtcgtcgacggagACTGCCGAGGTGTCTACGCCTTCGGTAGAAATGCTGCCGTCGGatgcggtggaggaggaggctgctgGCGATAGGCCTGATaggcggtcgtcgtcgtcgtcgtcgtcgtcttcgtcatCCTCGTCGGAGGCGTCGAAGGCGGAGAACTTGTTCCATCCCGACGCGGTAGAGACCAGCAGCATCCCGTTGGTGGTGGTCGTCACCTCGCCGGGCGATGAGGCTGTCGCTTCCGGTGACGGTGCGGTGGTTAGGCGACCCgacgaggaggccgccgcTTCCGGTGACGGCGCGGTGGTCAGATTACCGGACGAtgaggccgccgtcgcttccGGTGACGGCGCGGTGGTCAGACGACCTGACGATGAGGCCGTCGTTCCCGGTGACGGTCCAGTGGTTAGACCAGACGATTGGGCGTCATGGCCGCAGCAGCCGCCGGCCCAGGCCGCCGACTCCCCTGTcgtggaggacggcggcgtACCCGGGTTGACGACGCAGGCGCCGGAGGTCCAGACCATGGCGCAGCCGGCGGCAGAGCCCGCCCCGGCGGCGGGGTTCGATCCGGGGAGGATCCCGGCGTCCATCTTCCAGGCcaagccgccgtcgtcgtcgcaggCGGAGTGGAGCGTGGCGTCCAACGAGTCGCTGTTCAGCATCCACGGCGCCAGGCCGTCCACCGACCTCTGCGGGTTCTACGCCGGCGAGAGCAGGTCGCACTTCGACTACTTCTACGAcgaggcgatggcggcggccggcggcgcggaccaGCCGGACTGGAGGCTGGCGACCGTCGCGGAGGGGTCACCCGGCAGCGGGAGGTCGGactccagcggcggcgggagcagcgACAGGGCCAAGCAGAAGGCGGCCATCGCGTTCCGGCGCCACGAGAGCGGCTCCGCCGGCAGCTCCAGCAACTTCTCCTTCGCCTTCCCCAT AttgccggagacgacgacgtcgccgaggaagagggagtacggcggcggcggcagcgggatGTACCAGCCGctgcagaaggagctggagcagcagtcgccgccgccggtgccgtcgTTCGAGGAGATGacgacggaggaggagcggcagcggcggacgtcgaggtggtgctgctgctgcggcgagtactgcggctgctgctggttcgcctgctcctgctcctggtcgtcgtgctgctgctgccgccggtgGCGGCAGTGGTGGTGCTGCGACTGCCGCTGCTCCTGCCCCACCGTCTGCCGGTGCAACTGGTGCCTCTGCGCATGA
- the LOC102701764 gene encoding F-box/LRR-repeat protein At4g29420 yields MSGDGGDPFDSLPPAIAADVLALVADAADIGACRLASRALLAASYACSRVRLRAAALARRRGGGRGEPRRRPAIRAAAGNVASLLGPHLRSLELDASEGWGHPDDATWVEEGEFDEGDDLHLTARETVVAWAGTAAGPALRAVDVADYWPQSCWRKAEALPVISHFCSNLMKLRLKNAWLSVDGLRIMPNLTHLTLEFIRLDDEDLNKLNECFPCLQILNLIGVGGLKDPKICLHQLNTCHWEVSNVPRSLTIHAPNLVHLELKCVRPDMLILDTPSMSTLKLTMDKLGPNAIVDGLASLKNLRVESLDLKSLLQVFIDNRDITTLELELPASTKDYELFEAVKPEYLLQLFASISEVKLAPRFSREMMRCLILCTINHFRSRSRRLLLHLPPVKDVPLLAPLFENCAPSCEVTILFHADSSDDIRRAVASIWTQRFPEIIWQWGTWN; encoded by the exons ATGTcgggggacggcggcgacccctTCGATTCTCTACCGCCGGcgatcgccgccgacgtcctcgccctcgtcgccgacgccgccgacatCGGGGCAtgccgcctcgcctcgcggGCACTCCTCGCGGCCTCCTACGCCTGCTCCCGggtccgcctccgcgccgccgccctcgcacggcgacgcggcggggggcggggtgagccccgccgccgccctgccaTCCGAGCGGCCGCCGGGAACGTCGCGTCCCTCCTCGGGCCGCACCTCCGCTCCCTCGAGCTCGACGCGTCCGAGGGCTGGGGCCACCCGGACGACGCGACGTGGGTGGAGGAGGGTGAGTTCGACGAGGGCGACGACCTGCACCTCACGGCCCGGGAGACCGTGGTGGCGTGGGCGGGtaccgccgccggccccgcTCTCCGGGCGGTAGATGTCGCCGACTACTGGCCGCAGTCGTGCTGGCGGAAGGCGGAGGCGCTACCTGTCATCTCCCACTTCT GTAGTAATCTTATGAAATTGCGTCTGAAAAATGCATGGCTATCCGTTGATGGGCTCAGGATAATGCCTAATCTTACTCATCTGACACTTGAGTTCATCAGATTAGATGATGAGGACCTCAACAAATTGAACGAGTGCTTCCCTTGCCTTCAGATCCTCAATCTTATTGGGGTTGGAGGGCTTAAAGACCCCAAAATTTGCCTTCATCAACTAAATACTTGCCACTGGGAGGTATCAAATGTTCCAAGATCTTTAACTATCCATGCACCTAACTTGGTTCATCTTGAGTTGAAATGTGTTCGACCAGATATGCTCATTTTGGATACTCCATCCATGTCTACTCTGAAGTTAACAATGGACAAACTTGGACCAAATGCCATAGTTGATGGCCTTGCGAGTTTAAAAAATCTGAGGGTAGAGTCATTGGATCTCAAGTCCCTATTGCAGGTATTCATCGACAATCGTGATATCACTACATTAGAGCTTGAGCTGCCCGCCTCTACAAAGGACTATGAACTTTTTGAAGCAGTGAAGCCTGAGTATCTTCTGCAGCTGTTTGCCAGCATCAGCGAAGTCAAGTTGGCCCCACGATTTTCTCGTGAAATGATGCGTTGCCTAATCTTGTGCACCATCAATCACTTTAGAAGCCGTTCGAGGAGACTTCTGTTGCATCTACCACCAGTGAAGGATGTTCCTCTGCTTGCACCCTTGTTTGAGAACTGTGCTCCATCTTGCGAGGTGACTATTCTTTTCCATGCCGATTCCAGTGATGATATCCGCCGAGCCGTGGCATCAATTTGGACACAAAGGTTTCCGGAGATCATATGGCAGTGGGGTACCTGGAACTAA
- the LOC102721887 gene encoding uncharacterized RNA methyltransferase BH0687, with translation MPASSPVSLPPCHLRRPLSIQTAPHPPPALMATAAAAAAFSPLSGAFLRHRRCFPLRRSGRLLAVAAVSPEAPSPAPASPPPPPAAASPPPRKGYFPKRNEVLELTCEGLAFKGKGVCRVDGSSFVLLCDGALPGERLVARVRRIRRGAFAEAAKLRTLEPHHDAVDAPCPLAADCGGCKTQSLAYAAQVRHKYLQVRELLVNFGKFNPKKLESDEPDAILKPIVPCDEIFRYRNKMEFSFGTKRWMKREWKEEKDDEVVREEKIEGDGYSLGLHAPGFFDKVLHVEKCLLQSEPADKVLAIVQETWMDPSLGLTPYDVHKHIGFLKHLMIRTGRNVNTGVPEVMVNFVTSCYKPELLGPLINKITEIPEVVSIMNNVNTSVGNTSVGEEEYTLYGKPTITEMLRGLTFQISANSFFQTNTKQADVLYKLIGDSAGLKGDGSEIILDLFCGTGTIGLTLARRAKHVYGYEVVPEAIADAKKNAKLNGISNATFVQGDLNKINETFGKEFPKPDIIISDPNRPGMHMKLIKWLLEVKSPRIVYVSCNPATCARDLDYLCHGVEDKDLRGCYQLKTVVPVDMFPHTPHIECICVLELC, from the exons ATGCCCGCATCGTCGCCGGTTTCTCTGCCGCCGTGCCATCTCCGCCGTCCACTCTCCATCCAAACCGCGCCAcacccgccgcccgccctcatggccacggccgccgccgccgccgccttttccCCACTCTCCGGCGCcttcctccgccaccgccgctgcttTCCGCTCCGCCGCAGTGGACGCCTTCTCGCCGTCGCGGCTGTCTCCCCGGAAGCCCCCTCGCCTGCTCCCGcctcgcccccgccgccgccggcggcggcttcccCACCGCCGCGCAAGGGCTACTTCCCGAAGCGGAACGAGGTCCTCGAGCTGACCTGCGAGGGGCTCGCGTTCAAGGGGAAGGGCGTCTGCAGGGTCGACGGCTCCAGCTTCGTCCTGCTCTGCGACGGCGCCCTCCCCGGCGAGCGCCTCGTCGCCCGCgtccgccgcatccgccgcggCGCCTTCGCCGAGGCCGCCAAGCTCAGGACCCTCGAGCCCCACCACGACGCCGTCGACGCGCCCtgccccctcgccgccgactgCGGCGGCTGCAAGACTCAGTCCCTCGCGTACGCCGCGCAAGTCCGGCACAAGTACCTCCAGGTGCGCGAGCTGCTCGTGAACTTTGGCAAGTTCAATCCCAAGAAACTGGAGAGCGATGAGCCCGACGCAATCTTGAAGCCCATCGTGCCGTGCGACGAGATATTCCGGTACAGGAACAAG ATGGAATTCTCTTTCGGGACGAAGAGATGGATGAAAAGAGAGtggaaggaggagaaggacgATGAGGTGGTGAGGGAGGAAAAGATTGAAGGTGATGGCTATTCGCTTGGATTGCACGCGCCAGGGTTCTTTGATAAGGTGCTGCATGTAGAGAAATGCTTACTGCAGAGCGAGCCAGCAGATAAG GTACTTGCCATTGTTCAAGAAACCTGGATGGATCCATCTCTTGGTCTCACACCTTATGATGTGCACAAGCACATTGGGTTTCTCAAGCATCTTATGATAAGAACAGGAAG AAACGTCAACACTGGAGTTCCAGAAGTCATGGTTAATTTTGTGACATCATGTTATAAACCAGAGCTACTGGGACCTCTTATTAACAAGATCACAGAAATACCAGAAGTC GTCAGCATCATGAATAATGTGAACACATCTGTTGGCAATACATCTGTGGGGGAAGAAGAATATACCTTGTATGGGAAACCGACCATTACAGAGATGTTGAGAGGACTTACATTCCAGATATCTGCCAACTCCTTTTTCCAGACTAATACAAAACAG GCCGATGTTCTGTACAAGCTTATCGGGGACTCTGCTGGGCTTAAGGGAGATGGCTCTGAGATTATTCTTGACTTATTCTGTGGAACCGGAACCATTGGTTTGACCCTTGCAAGAAG GGCAAAGCACGTATATGGATATGAAGTTGTTCCAGAAGCCATTGCAGATGCTAAAAAGAATGCTAAGCTGAATGGTATCAGCAATGCTACATTTGTTCAGGGAGACCTTAATAAAATCAATGAAACATTTGGGAAGGAATTTCCTAAGCCTGACATAATCATATCAG ATCCTAATCGGCCAGGGATGCACATGAAACTAATCAAGTGGCTACTAGAAGTTAAATCCCCTCGAATAGTGTATGTTTCGTGTAATCCAGCTACCTGTGCACGTGATTTGGATTACTTATGTCATGGCGTG GAGGATAAAGATTTGAGAGGATGCTACCAGCTGAAGACTGTAGTACCTGTAGATATGTTCCCCCACACTCCTCATATCGAGTGTATCTGCGTGCTAGAGCTGTGTTGA
- the LOC102702047 gene encoding protein ALWAYS EARLY 3-like isoform X1: protein MGPAKGSRTITKITIKGYDDQQHDEDPTSSSKVKLKKRKMSDLGPQWSKDELMRFYEAYHRYGKNWKKISASVGGKSADTVEALYSAHRTFLSLPEREGTAMGFVALVTGHHNVSQDESKSHKENDQMGRSSGKARKRGEATGQKEKEVCHVHSSYHERTYGLSSFKKRYYGELVKSIPRHPTGRRTPRVPVIVPADMNAAHAAAPEIENAINYTKKDSEAINNELGCSPDGSSGISESAKVVQGQTSLETKGTVDSQIHQTLGGLKKRRIKQSMDHGQAVKDEHETTVYQSLMRMFSPDEMLVLDVLESLVTVPSKISEPKINIPSGTLGKDDSALSHRREEGPSSVKRSKQGKQAGECNSSKTRNKRRKKLIAEEAPTEEPNISNHLDLLEERQVDATGCALNSDPERGMINLPESTANISSEVPDRLPPMKPEINMSRRTKRKSMKQCGSKYAICNGADSLQARRLHHCLSSESLRRWCTYEWFYSAVDYPWFMDNDFVNYLNHAKLSHLSRLTRSEWSTIRSSLGRPRRFSDHFLVAEKEKVEDYRKKVRQYYADSRDSLPPDLARPFLIGQEVIVRHPRTRELCDGKVVMMEHDGYMVQFDRPDLGVDKVKDTDCMPVNWSDNLPDDLKKRIFLPNNSHSRAEAEQIPKLTSKENWDHISGEAEPSKTMHITSDEQIEIAVDIEGLPNKSASSNCGPLQPLQSVDDIVRARDWSKHSNGYNDELISSFVEMSLSKAKQMVDEVIQTIFENGKSSLEETVISNETTETKSPEPEFAAHSELPCNLIFNCVATILAIKHLSENRHPPANIAGVLERACLMLRPSCSENLPIYNDIENCISVIKNQIVALVPTTSSNARLPMYM from the exons ATGGGTCCAGCAAAAGGTTCTCGAACAATAActaagatcacaataaaaggATATGACGATCAACAGCATGACGAGGATCCAACTAGCTCAAGCAAGGTTAAACTGAAA AAGAGAAAAATGTCAGATTTAGGTCCTCAATGGAGCAAGGATGAGCTTATGCGCTTTTATGAAGCCTACCATCGATATGGAAAAAACTGGAAAAAG ATCAGTGCATCTGTGGGTGGAAAATCAGCAGACACAGTAGAAGCCCTTTACAGTGCGCATCGG ACTTTCTTATCTCTTCCTGAACGTGAAGGGACTGCCATGGGATTTGTTGCTTTGGTGACTGGTCATCACAATGTTTCG CAGGATGAATCCAAGAGTCATAAAGAAAATGATCAAATGGGTAGATCATCTGGGAAGGCACGGAAACGTGGAGAAGCTACAGGGCAGAAAGAGAAGGAAGTATGCCATGTTCACAGCTCCTATCATGAAAGAACTTATGGATTGTCTTCTTTCAAGAAAAGATACTATGGAG AACTTGTCAAGAGCATTCCAAGACATCCGACAGGGAGACGTACTCCTCGAGTACCAGTTATTGTTCCTGCAGACATGAATGCTGCTCATGCTGCCGCACCAGAAATAGAAAATGCTATCAACTATACCAAAAAGGATAGTGAAGCTATCAATAATGAGCTTGGATGCTCACCTGATGGAAGTTCTGGAATCTCAGAATCAGCTAAAGTTGTTCAAGGCCAGACTTCCTTGGAAACTAAAGGTACTGTAGACTCTCAGATACATCAGACTCTGGGGGGCTTGAAAAAGAGAAGAATTAAGCAGAGTATGGATCACGGTCAGGCAGTTAAAGATGAGCATGAAACCACGGTTTATCAGAGTCTTATGAGAATGTTTTCTCCAG ATGAAATGTTGGTCTTAGACGTTTTGGAGAGTTTGGTGACTGTACCCAGTAAAATTTCAGAGCCTAAAATTAATATTCCTTCAG GTACACTTGGAAAGGATGATTCTGCATTGTCTCACAGAAGGGAGGAAGGCCCTTCTTCAGTTAAGAGATCCAAACAAGGGAAGCAAGCTGGTGAATGCAATTCTTCCAAGACAAGGaataaaaggagaaagaagttAATAGCTGAAGAG GCGCCTACTGAAGAACCAAACATTTCTAATCATTTAGATTTGCTAGAAGAACGTCAAGTTGATGCCACTGGGTGTGCCTTGAATTCTGATCCTGAAAGGGGAATGATTAATTTACCTGAATCAACTGCAAATATTTCTTCCGAAGTCCCTGACCGGCTACCACCAATGAAGCCTGAGATAAATATGTCAAGGAGGACCAAAAGAAAATCCATGAAACAATGTGGGTCTAAGTATGCCATTTGCAATGGAGCAGATAGTTTACAG GCTAGAAGATTGCATCATTGCTTGTCATCGGAATCACTTCGTAGATGGTGTACCTATGAGTGGTTCTACagtgccgttgattatccatgGTTTATGGATAATGATTTTGTGAACTACTTGAATCATGCAAAATTGAGCCATTTGTCAAGGCTCACTCGATCTGAGTGGAGCACAATAAGGAG CTCGCTTGGCAGGCCCCGACGCTTTTCTGATCATTTTCTGGtggcagaaaaagaaaaggttgaaGATTATCGCAAAAAAGTTAGGCAATACTATGCTGATTCACGGGATTCTCTACCACCAGACCTAGCTCGGCCATTTTTAATTGGCCAGGAGGTAATTGTTCGTCACCCAAGGACACGAGAGCTTTGCGATGGTAAAGTGGTGATGATGGAACATGATGGTTATATGGTCCAGTTTGATAGGCCTGACCTTGGTGTTGATAAAGTAAAG gaCACTGATTGTATGCCTGTAAACTGGTCGGATAATCTGCCCGATGACCTCAAAAAGAGGATCTTCCTTCCAAATAATTCTCACAGCAGAGCAGAAGCTGAGCAAATTCCAAAGCTTACTTCAAAAGAGAACTGGGATCATATCAGTGGAGAGGCCGAGCCATCCAAAACTATGCACATAACTTCAGATGAACAG ATTGAAATTGCTGTGGATATTGAAGGACTACCCAACAAGAGTGCCTCTAGTAATTGTGGACCACTACAACCGCTCCAGTCTGTAGATGACATTGTACGGGCTAGAGACTGGTCAAAGCACAGCAATGGTTACAATGATGAGCTAATTTCCTCATTTGTCGAAATGTCATTGTCAAAAGCTAAACAGATGGTTGACGAAGTTATTCAG ACAATCTTTGAGAATGGTAAAAGTTCTCTAGAAGAGACAGTCATATCAAATGAAACAACCGAGACTAAAAGTCCAGAACCGGAATTTGCTGCCCATTCCGAACTTCCATGCAACCTGATATTCAATTGCGTTGCCACAATTCTTGCAATCAAG CACCTTAGCGAGAACCGGCATCCACCTGCTAACATAGCAGGCGTCCTGGAGCGTGCTTGCTTAATGCTGCGCCCAAGCTGTTCAGAGAATCTCCCGATCTACAACGACATAGAGAATTGTATCTCTGTCATAAAGAACCAGATAGTTGCTCTTGTGCCAACAACATCAAGCAACGCCAGGCTGCCCATGTACATGTAA
- the LOC102702047 gene encoding protein ALWAYS EARLY 3-like isoform X2, with translation MGPAKGSRTITKITIKGYDDQQHDEDPTSSSKVKLKKRKMSDLGPQWSKDELMRFYEAYHRYGKNWKKISASVGGKSADTVEALYSAHRTFLSLPEREGTAMGFVALVTGHHNVSDESKSHKENDQMGRSSGKARKRGEATGQKEKEVCHVHSSYHERTYGLSSFKKRYYGELVKSIPRHPTGRRTPRVPVIVPADMNAAHAAAPEIENAINYTKKDSEAINNELGCSPDGSSGISESAKVVQGQTSLETKGTVDSQIHQTLGGLKKRRIKQSMDHGQAVKDEHETTVYQSLMRMFSPDEMLVLDVLESLVTVPSKISEPKINIPSGTLGKDDSALSHRREEGPSSVKRSKQGKQAGECNSSKTRNKRRKKLIAEEAPTEEPNISNHLDLLEERQVDATGCALNSDPERGMINLPESTANISSEVPDRLPPMKPEINMSRRTKRKSMKQCGSKYAICNGADSLQARRLHHCLSSESLRRWCTYEWFYSAVDYPWFMDNDFVNYLNHAKLSHLSRLTRSEWSTIRSSLGRPRRFSDHFLVAEKEKVEDYRKKVRQYYADSRDSLPPDLARPFLIGQEVIVRHPRTRELCDGKVVMMEHDGYMVQFDRPDLGVDKVKDTDCMPVNWSDNLPDDLKKRIFLPNNSHSRAEAEQIPKLTSKENWDHISGEAEPSKTMHITSDEQIEIAVDIEGLPNKSASSNCGPLQPLQSVDDIVRARDWSKHSNGYNDELISSFVEMSLSKAKQMVDEVIQTIFENGKSSLEETVISNETTETKSPEPEFAAHSELPCNLIFNCVATILAIKHLSENRHPPANIAGVLERACLMLRPSCSENLPIYNDIENCISVIKNQIVALVPTTSSNARLPMYM, from the exons ATGGGTCCAGCAAAAGGTTCTCGAACAATAActaagatcacaataaaaggATATGACGATCAACAGCATGACGAGGATCCAACTAGCTCAAGCAAGGTTAAACTGAAA AAGAGAAAAATGTCAGATTTAGGTCCTCAATGGAGCAAGGATGAGCTTATGCGCTTTTATGAAGCCTACCATCGATATGGAAAAAACTGGAAAAAG ATCAGTGCATCTGTGGGTGGAAAATCAGCAGACACAGTAGAAGCCCTTTACAGTGCGCATCGG ACTTTCTTATCTCTTCCTGAACGTGAAGGGACTGCCATGGGATTTGTTGCTTTGGTGACTGGTCATCACAATGTTTCG GATGAATCCAAGAGTCATAAAGAAAATGATCAAATGGGTAGATCATCTGGGAAGGCACGGAAACGTGGAGAAGCTACAGGGCAGAAAGAGAAGGAAGTATGCCATGTTCACAGCTCCTATCATGAAAGAACTTATGGATTGTCTTCTTTCAAGAAAAGATACTATGGAG AACTTGTCAAGAGCATTCCAAGACATCCGACAGGGAGACGTACTCCTCGAGTACCAGTTATTGTTCCTGCAGACATGAATGCTGCTCATGCTGCCGCACCAGAAATAGAAAATGCTATCAACTATACCAAAAAGGATAGTGAAGCTATCAATAATGAGCTTGGATGCTCACCTGATGGAAGTTCTGGAATCTCAGAATCAGCTAAAGTTGTTCAAGGCCAGACTTCCTTGGAAACTAAAGGTACTGTAGACTCTCAGATACATCAGACTCTGGGGGGCTTGAAAAAGAGAAGAATTAAGCAGAGTATGGATCACGGTCAGGCAGTTAAAGATGAGCATGAAACCACGGTTTATCAGAGTCTTATGAGAATGTTTTCTCCAG ATGAAATGTTGGTCTTAGACGTTTTGGAGAGTTTGGTGACTGTACCCAGTAAAATTTCAGAGCCTAAAATTAATATTCCTTCAG GTACACTTGGAAAGGATGATTCTGCATTGTCTCACAGAAGGGAGGAAGGCCCTTCTTCAGTTAAGAGATCCAAACAAGGGAAGCAAGCTGGTGAATGCAATTCTTCCAAGACAAGGaataaaaggagaaagaagttAATAGCTGAAGAG GCGCCTACTGAAGAACCAAACATTTCTAATCATTTAGATTTGCTAGAAGAACGTCAAGTTGATGCCACTGGGTGTGCCTTGAATTCTGATCCTGAAAGGGGAATGATTAATTTACCTGAATCAACTGCAAATATTTCTTCCGAAGTCCCTGACCGGCTACCACCAATGAAGCCTGAGATAAATATGTCAAGGAGGACCAAAAGAAAATCCATGAAACAATGTGGGTCTAAGTATGCCATTTGCAATGGAGCAGATAGTTTACAG GCTAGAAGATTGCATCATTGCTTGTCATCGGAATCACTTCGTAGATGGTGTACCTATGAGTGGTTCTACagtgccgttgattatccatgGTTTATGGATAATGATTTTGTGAACTACTTGAATCATGCAAAATTGAGCCATTTGTCAAGGCTCACTCGATCTGAGTGGAGCACAATAAGGAG CTCGCTTGGCAGGCCCCGACGCTTTTCTGATCATTTTCTGGtggcagaaaaagaaaaggttgaaGATTATCGCAAAAAAGTTAGGCAATACTATGCTGATTCACGGGATTCTCTACCACCAGACCTAGCTCGGCCATTTTTAATTGGCCAGGAGGTAATTGTTCGTCACCCAAGGACACGAGAGCTTTGCGATGGTAAAGTGGTGATGATGGAACATGATGGTTATATGGTCCAGTTTGATAGGCCTGACCTTGGTGTTGATAAAGTAAAG gaCACTGATTGTATGCCTGTAAACTGGTCGGATAATCTGCCCGATGACCTCAAAAAGAGGATCTTCCTTCCAAATAATTCTCACAGCAGAGCAGAAGCTGAGCAAATTCCAAAGCTTACTTCAAAAGAGAACTGGGATCATATCAGTGGAGAGGCCGAGCCATCCAAAACTATGCACATAACTTCAGATGAACAG ATTGAAATTGCTGTGGATATTGAAGGACTACCCAACAAGAGTGCCTCTAGTAATTGTGGACCACTACAACCGCTCCAGTCTGTAGATGACATTGTACGGGCTAGAGACTGGTCAAAGCACAGCAATGGTTACAATGATGAGCTAATTTCCTCATTTGTCGAAATGTCATTGTCAAAAGCTAAACAGATGGTTGACGAAGTTATTCAG ACAATCTTTGAGAATGGTAAAAGTTCTCTAGAAGAGACAGTCATATCAAATGAAACAACCGAGACTAAAAGTCCAGAACCGGAATTTGCTGCCCATTCCGAACTTCCATGCAACCTGATATTCAATTGCGTTGCCACAATTCTTGCAATCAAG CACCTTAGCGAGAACCGGCATCCACCTGCTAACATAGCAGGCGTCCTGGAGCGTGCTTGCTTAATGCTGCGCCCAAGCTGTTCAGAGAATCTCCCGATCTACAACGACATAGAGAATTGTATCTCTGTCATAAAGAACCAGATAGTTGCTCTTGTGCCAACAACATCAAGCAACGCCAGGCTGCCCATGTACATGTAA